A region from the Hylaeus volcanicus isolate JK05 chromosome 6, UHH_iyHylVolc1.0_haploid, whole genome shotgun sequence genome encodes:
- the LOC128878166 gene encoding uncharacterized protein LOC128878166 — MEPTRVPRAPGPRLVFLVATLALTFAATGLLCGAIMSDHWEEVAWDKEVLTHANVTLTWYLDGQVAMVGPVSGHRNHHPGRRPTFLVPMYGGIWIMCVSLAEEEIRLLGQVGFPQGRCINYLSPDEAHEEIRAAWQNRMQNLSISCSLVCLIILSTAVLIGFFGLCRHQISAVLVTGVMYLLAATFALFTLTIIHFKRAQDRGARILDGPEDGVIGGPAPRSVLKARRFNSSWSMDFGWGGVTLCALASVAWIMLSKIMRFSPIAAMIA, encoded by the exons ATGGAGCCTACCCGTGTACCCAGGGCCCCTGGTCCGCGTCTCGTTTTCCTCGTTGCCACGCTTGCCCTCACTTTCGCAG CGACCGGACTGTTATGCGGTGCCATAATGTCGGACCATTGGGAGGAAGTGGCCTGGGATAAGGAGGTCTTGACCCACGCGAACGTTACTCTCACGTGGTACTTGGACGGGCAGGTGGCGATGGTGGGTCCTGTTTCCGGCCATAGAAATCATCATCCGGGCAGACGACCCACCTTCCTCGTGCCAATGTACGGCGGCATTTGGATCATGTGCGTCTCCCTTGCGG AGGAGGAAATACGACTTCTGGGTCAGGTAGGTTTTCCGCAAGGGAGGTGCATTAACTACTTGTCGCCCGACGAAGCACATGAAGAGATCCGTGCCGCCTGGCAAAATC GGATGCAGAATTTGAGTATTTCCTGTTCTCTAGTTTGCCTGATTATTCTGAGCACCGCTGTTCTGATTGGCTTTTTTGGATTGTGCAGGCATCAAATATCGGCAGTTCTCGTTACCGGCGTGATGTACCTTTTGGCGG CCACGTTCGCGTTGTTCACCCTGACGATAATTCATTTCAAGAGAGCCCAGGATCGCGGAGCGCGAATACTGGACGGCCCTGAGGATGGTGTAATCGGTGGACCGGCTCCACGTAGTGTCCTCAAGGCCAGACGATTCAACAGCTCCTGGAGCATGGACTTCGGATGGGGTGGCGTCACGCTTTGCGCCCTTGCCTCGGTGGCGTGGATTATGCTCAGCAAAATAATGCGTTTCAGCCCTATCGCTGCTATGATAGCGTAG
- the LOC128878161 gene encoding histone-binding protein N1/N2 isoform X1: MFTVTMADVAESAAFTDPATAISHGKRHLLVRDYTMAVTALAQACQLLVEKHGDTADELGEPYLLYGRALLGLAREEAGVLGGGVPGTEDAEEDDEEDEEEAEDEKLSNVDEKEEEENEEPVEKTATEGANKEEGSSESKIEKSKSAEEPAKLADEAEKKEEKDGKKEKNVPESKNVEKEDAGKPDSNKTDDSKIAEQKQKEEEKATAGTSKEMNHANGPSCSTGQNGELKENGENDSEDTGKEDDEDEVNNLQVAWEVLELAKLVLLKRGQPGWKLLADAYRLLGEVAMEGGNFQGALNDLHRCLELLQKIEPREPRAIAEIHYQLALAHSLGNEFDASIEEFNKATELLETRIKELEELKEPPKTEDSFYTVEGEIQELKELLPEIREKISDMKDFKQEACKLVIEGIKSKVAGGCSNGAGPSGSDSASTPKVQKPASDISHLVRKKRKADEPETEVASPCKKPTPEKAV, translated from the exons ATGTTCACGGTCACG ATGGCCGACGTTGCCGAGAGTGCAGCATTCACCGACCCAGCGACCGCAATATCCCACGGCAAACGGCACCTGCTAGTGCGGGATTACACCATGGCTGTGACCGCGTTAGCGCAAGCTTGCCAGCTGCTCGTAGAAAAACACGGAGACACTGCGGATGAACTCGGTGAACCCTATCTGCTCTACGGACGTGCACTTCTTGGTTTGGCGAGAGAAGAAGCCGGAGTGTTGGGCGGTGGAGTTCCAGGCACGGAAGACGCGGAGGAAGACGACgaggaagacgaagaggaAGCGGAAGACGAAAAACTTAGCAACGTAGacgaaaaagaggaagaagagaacGAGGAACCGGTGGAAAAAACTGCAACGGAAGGAGCAAACAAAGAAGAAGGTAGTTCTGAGAGCAAAATTGAGAAATCCAAGTCTGCGGAGGAACCCGCGAAACTAGCAGACGAAGCAGAGAAGAAGGAGGAAAAGGATGGTAAAAAGGAGAAGAACGTGCCAGAGTCCAAGAACGTTGAGAAGGAAGATGCTGGAAAGCCAGACTCTAACAAAACTGATGATAGCAAAATAGCGGAGCAGAAACAAAAGGAGGAAGAGAAAGCTACGGCCGGCACGAGCAAGGAAATGAATCATGCTAATGGACCGTCTTGTTCGACTGGACAGAATGGCGAGCTGAAGGAGAATGGAGAGAATGATTCCGAGGATACCGGAAAGGAGGACGATGAAGATGaagttaataatttacag GTGGCCTGGGAAGTTCTGGAGCTGGCAAAACTGGTACTCTTAAAACGAGGACAGCCTGGTTGGAAGTTACTGGCCGACGCCTATCGGCTCCTAGGAGAGGTGGCTATGGAAGGAGGAAACTTTCAGGGTGCTTTGAACGATCTGCACCGATGTTTGGAACTTTTGCAAAAAATCGAACCCCGCGAACCGAGAGCGATAGCAGAGATTCATTATCAGCTCGCGCTGGCCCATTCTTTAGGCAACGAGTTTGACGCTAGCATCGAGGAGTTCAACAAGGCCACAGAGTTGCTAGAGACGCGCATCAAAGAGCTCGAAGAACTGAAAGAACCACCAAAGACTGAAGATTCCTTTTACACTGTCGAAGGAGAGATACAAGAGCTGAAAGAACTACTACCAGAGATCCGAGAAAAGATCTCAGACATGAAGGATTTCAAGCAAGAGGCTTGCAAGCTGGTCATAGAGGGTATTAAGAGCAAAGTGGCTGGGGGCTGTTCGAACGGTGCCGGTCCAAGTGGCAGCGATTCCGCGTCCACGCCAAAAGTTCAAAAACCAGCTAGTGACATATCCCATCTGGTGCGCAAAAAGAGAAAAGCTGACGAACCAGAGACAGAGGTTGCGTCGCCATGCAAAAAGCCAACGCCAGAGAAGGCTGTTTGA
- the LOC128878161 gene encoding histone-binding protein N1/N2 isoform X2, protein MADVAESAAFTDPATAISHGKRHLLVRDYTMAVTALAQACQLLVEKHGDTADELGEPYLLYGRALLGLAREEAGVLGGGVPGTEDAEEDDEEDEEEAEDEKLSNVDEKEEEENEEPVEKTATEGANKEEGSSESKIEKSKSAEEPAKLADEAEKKEEKDGKKEKNVPESKNVEKEDAGKPDSNKTDDSKIAEQKQKEEEKATAGTSKEMNHANGPSCSTGQNGELKENGENDSEDTGKEDDEDEVNNLQVAWEVLELAKLVLLKRGQPGWKLLADAYRLLGEVAMEGGNFQGALNDLHRCLELLQKIEPREPRAIAEIHYQLALAHSLGNEFDASIEEFNKATELLETRIKELEELKEPPKTEDSFYTVEGEIQELKELLPEIREKISDMKDFKQEACKLVIEGIKSKVAGGCSNGAGPSGSDSASTPKVQKPASDISHLVRKKRKADEPETEVASPCKKPTPEKAV, encoded by the exons ATGGCCGACGTTGCCGAGAGTGCAGCATTCACCGACCCAGCGACCGCAATATCCCACGGCAAACGGCACCTGCTAGTGCGGGATTACACCATGGCTGTGACCGCGTTAGCGCAAGCTTGCCAGCTGCTCGTAGAAAAACACGGAGACACTGCGGATGAACTCGGTGAACCCTATCTGCTCTACGGACGTGCACTTCTTGGTTTGGCGAGAGAAGAAGCCGGAGTGTTGGGCGGTGGAGTTCCAGGCACGGAAGACGCGGAGGAAGACGACgaggaagacgaagaggaAGCGGAAGACGAAAAACTTAGCAACGTAGacgaaaaagaggaagaagagaacGAGGAACCGGTGGAAAAAACTGCAACGGAAGGAGCAAACAAAGAAGAAGGTAGTTCTGAGAGCAAAATTGAGAAATCCAAGTCTGCGGAGGAACCCGCGAAACTAGCAGACGAAGCAGAGAAGAAGGAGGAAAAGGATGGTAAAAAGGAGAAGAACGTGCCAGAGTCCAAGAACGTTGAGAAGGAAGATGCTGGAAAGCCAGACTCTAACAAAACTGATGATAGCAAAATAGCGGAGCAGAAACAAAAGGAGGAAGAGAAAGCTACGGCCGGCACGAGCAAGGAAATGAATCATGCTAATGGACCGTCTTGTTCGACTGGACAGAATGGCGAGCTGAAGGAGAATGGAGAGAATGATTCCGAGGATACCGGAAAGGAGGACGATGAAGATGaagttaataatttacag GTGGCCTGGGAAGTTCTGGAGCTGGCAAAACTGGTACTCTTAAAACGAGGACAGCCTGGTTGGAAGTTACTGGCCGACGCCTATCGGCTCCTAGGAGAGGTGGCTATGGAAGGAGGAAACTTTCAGGGTGCTTTGAACGATCTGCACCGATGTTTGGAACTTTTGCAAAAAATCGAACCCCGCGAACCGAGAGCGATAGCAGAGATTCATTATCAGCTCGCGCTGGCCCATTCTTTAGGCAACGAGTTTGACGCTAGCATCGAGGAGTTCAACAAGGCCACAGAGTTGCTAGAGACGCGCATCAAAGAGCTCGAAGAACTGAAAGAACCACCAAAGACTGAAGATTCCTTTTACACTGTCGAAGGAGAGATACAAGAGCTGAAAGAACTACTACCAGAGATCCGAGAAAAGATCTCAGACATGAAGGATTTCAAGCAAGAGGCTTGCAAGCTGGTCATAGAGGGTATTAAGAGCAAAGTGGCTGGGGGCTGTTCGAACGGTGCCGGTCCAAGTGGCAGCGATTCCGCGTCCACGCCAAAAGTTCAAAAACCAGCTAGTGACATATCCCATCTGGTGCGCAAAAAGAGAAAAGCTGACGAACCAGAGACAGAGGTTGCGTCGCCATGCAAAAAGCCAACGCCAGAGAAGGCTGTTTGA